GACCAGCTTTCTGGTCGACCTGGAACGAGAGCTGATCGCCGGGGAGGCCGGGCCGGGCCAGCGCTTCCTCGAGTCACACCAAGCCCAGAAGCTCCACATCACGTTCACCATCGCGGGTGAACTGGCCGCCGGACCTCGCATGAGCGAACGAGCCACCTGGGATGAGATGGTGTCTCCGTTCGAGGTGCTTCAGTGTACGACGGAGGTGGCCTGGAGGTACGGTCGTCTTTATCGGTACCTGAAGGAGAACGGGCTGTTGATCGACGCGAACGATCTTTGG
This window of the Gemmatimonadota bacterium genome carries:
- a CDS encoding type II toxin-antitoxin system VapC family toxin; this translates as MVDALILETSFLVDLERELIAGEAGPGQRFLESHQAQKLHITFTIAGELAAGPRMSERATWDEMVSPFEVLQCTTEVAWRYGRLYRYLKENGLLIDANDLWIAATALAFGMPVVTRNERHFGRVPELGVVGYG